Proteins from a single region of Cupriavidus sp. MP-37:
- a CDS encoding TetR/AcrR family transcriptional regulator — MESRATTTGDVAANKSTRRLLPEEREQQIVEKAIEHFTRNGFGGSTRELARQIGVTQPLLYRYFESKDALIERVYNEVFQWRPDWERQITDRSLPLVERLHAFYLDYSSVILREEWIRLFIFAGLTHEGINNKYLSKLRTKVFLPVLAEIREAFGIPVPRNATETDAEIEMIWSLHAAIFYIGVRKWVYGLKVPTDLEALIRQKVDLFLYGAPAAMEKIRGQKA; from the coding sequence ATGGAGTCACGCGCCACAACGACCGGGGACGTCGCCGCCAACAAGTCCACCCGCAGGTTGCTGCCGGAGGAACGGGAGCAGCAGATCGTCGAGAAGGCCATCGAACATTTCACGCGTAATGGGTTCGGTGGAAGCACGCGTGAGCTGGCTCGTCAGATTGGCGTCACCCAGCCCCTGCTTTACCGGTACTTCGAGAGCAAGGATGCGTTGATCGAGCGTGTCTACAACGAGGTCTTCCAGTGGCGCCCGGACTGGGAGCGACAGATCACGGACCGGTCCCTGCCGCTGGTCGAGCGACTCCACGCCTTTTATCTCGACTATTCGTCGGTGATTCTTCGTGAGGAGTGGATCCGGCTCTTCATTTTTGCCGGCCTGACGCACGAAGGTATTAACAACAAATATCTCAGCAAGCTACGGACCAAGGTATTCCTTCCGGTCCTGGCCGAGATACGGGAAGCTTTCGGCATCCCCGTCCCGCGCAATGCCACCGAAACGGACGCCGAGATCGAGATGATCTGGAGCCTTCATGCTGCCATTTTCTACATTGGCGTTCGCAAATGGGTCTATGGTCTGAAAGTGCCTACCGATCTGGAAGCGCTAATCCGCCAGAAAGTCGACTTGTTCCTGTATGGAGCACCCGCAGCGATGGAGAAAATTCGAGGCCAGAAAGCCTGA
- a CDS encoding NADPH-dependent 2,4-dienoyl-CoA reductase — METLDKILTPLAIGNHVIPNRMVMGAMHTRLETLDRPRERLAAFYAARAEGEIGLILSGGFSPNPEGVMEAGGPLFNSVDQLDEHRAVTSAVHEAGGKIVLQILHAGRYAKVPECVAPSPGKARINTFSPHALTTDEVWRTIADFAHTAALAVEAGYDGVEIMGSEGYLINEFTAAPTNRRDDAFGGSFEARIRFPLEVVRAVRERIGRDPMLVYRISAIDLVEGGMTGEEVAEFARQVEAAGADLINTGVGWHESAVPTIAATVPRAAWSEAVKNVKQAVSIPVMASNRINSPGAAEQVIAAGVADLVSMARPLLADPEFARKARLGIPEEINTCIACNQACLDRIFTERTATCLVNPRAGREIEFPIGIVSAPKRIAVVGGGPAGMAFAINATERGHCVTLFETDAQLGGQLNLAKMVPGKAEFHEMLRYFRVRLDKLKVTLRLGEAATPEALATGGFDEIVLATGVSPRVPAFAGVDHPKAVSYLDVLSGKVTPGQRVAIIGAGGIGFDVAEFLLGDAEESLDPQAFFRAWGVDPRSTTPGGLTAAAEPDAPRRSVFMFQRKDEPLGKRLGKSTGWILKARLRKANVAMTAGATYDAIDDEGLHYTVQGKPHLLPVDHVVLCAGQNSNRTLYDQLVARGLKPRLIGGADVASELDALRAIDQATRLAVTL, encoded by the coding sequence ATGGAGACACTCGACAAGATCCTGACGCCGCTGGCGATAGGTAACCACGTCATTCCAAACCGGATGGTGATGGGCGCGATGCATACGCGGCTGGAGACCCTTGACCGGCCGCGCGAGCGCCTTGCTGCCTTCTATGCGGCGCGCGCCGAGGGCGAGATCGGCCTGATCCTGAGCGGCGGCTTCTCGCCGAATCCGGAAGGGGTGATGGAGGCGGGCGGGCCGCTTTTCAACAGCGTCGATCAGCTTGACGAGCATCGGGCCGTGACCAGCGCCGTGCATGAGGCGGGCGGCAAGATCGTGCTGCAGATCCTGCATGCCGGCCGTTATGCCAAGGTGCCGGAGTGCGTGGCCCCGTCGCCGGGCAAGGCGCGCATCAATACCTTCTCGCCGCACGCGCTCACCACGGATGAGGTATGGCGGACGATCGCTGACTTTGCCCATACCGCGGCGCTGGCGGTCGAAGCCGGCTATGACGGCGTCGAGATCATGGGGTCGGAGGGATACCTGATCAACGAGTTCACCGCCGCGCCGACCAACCGGCGTGACGATGCCTTCGGCGGCAGCTTTGAAGCGCGCATCCGCTTCCCGCTCGAGGTCGTACGCGCGGTGCGCGAGCGGATCGGCCGCGATCCGATGCTGGTCTACCGGATCTCCGCGATCGACCTGGTCGAAGGTGGCATGACCGGTGAGGAGGTGGCCGAATTCGCCAGGCAGGTCGAAGCAGCTGGCGCGGACTTGATCAACACCGGTGTGGGCTGGCATGAGTCAGCCGTGCCGACCATTGCGGCCACCGTGCCGCGGGCGGCGTGGAGCGAGGCGGTGAAGAACGTCAAGCAGGCGGTGAGCATTCCGGTCATGGCTTCGAACCGGATCAATTCGCCCGGAGCCGCGGAACAGGTGATCGCTGCGGGCGTTGCCGATCTGGTGTCCATGGCACGGCCGCTGCTGGCCGATCCAGAATTCGCCCGCAAAGCACGGCTTGGCATCCCCGAAGAGATCAATACCTGTATTGCTTGCAACCAAGCTTGCCTCGACCGCATTTTCACCGAGCGCACCGCGACGTGCCTCGTCAATCCGCGCGCCGGCAGGGAAATCGAATTTCCCATTGGGATCGTGTCCGCCCCGAAGCGGATCGCCGTCGTGGGGGGCGGGCCGGCCGGGATGGCGTTTGCGATTAACGCCACGGAACGCGGCCACTGCGTGACGCTATTCGAAACGGACGCCCAGCTTGGCGGTCAGCTCAATCTCGCCAAGATGGTCCCAGGCAAGGCCGAGTTCCACGAGATGCTGCGCTATTTCCGCGTTAGACTGGACAAGCTGAAGGTCACGCTGCGGCTGGGCGAGGCCGCCACGCCCGAGGCGCTTGCCACAGGTGGGTTCGATGAGATCGTGCTGGCCACGGGCGTGTCGCCGCGTGTGCCGGCCTTCGCCGGCGTCGATCATCCCAAGGCCGTGTCCTATCTCGACGTGCTGAGCGGCAAGGTCACGCCCGGCCAGCGTGTGGCCATCATCGGCGCAGGTGGGATCGGCTTCGACGTTGCCGAATTCCTGCTTGGCGATGCCGAGGAATCGCTCGATCCGCAGGCCTTCTTCCGCGCGTGGGGCGTCGATCCGCGGAGCACCACGCCGGGAGGCCTGACCGCGGCGGCCGAGCCGGACGCGCCGCGCCGCAGCGTCTTCATGTTCCAGCGCAAGGACGAGCCCCTCGGCAAGCGCCTGGGCAAGTCCACCGGATGGATCCTGAAGGCCAGGCTGCGCAAGGCCAATGTCGCCATGACGGCGGGCGCGACCTATGACGCCATCGATGACGAGGGCCTGCATTACACGGTCCAGGGCAAGCCGCATTTACTCCCCGTCGATCACGTCGTCTTGTGCGCCGGCCAGAACTCAAACCGCACGCTGTACGACCAGCTGGTGGCACGTGGTCTTAAGCCCCGCCTGATCGGGGGCGCCGACGTCGCCAGCGAGCTTGACGCGCTGCGCGCCATCGACCAGGCCACCCGGCTCGCTGTCACCCTGTGA
- a CDS encoding cation acetate symporter, with translation MNRFLLAVIALAMATPAMAATPPVGQGLNVIAIAMFLVFVVATLGVTRWAAKRNNSVADHYAAGGKITAMQNGWAIAGDYMSAASLLGISALVFTSGYDGLIYSIGFLASWPIILFLIAEPLRNLGRYTLADVLSYRLRQRPIRAFSASSSIVIVLLYLVSQMVGAGKLVELLFGFSYTSAVVLVGVLMVVYVFFGGMLATTWIQIIKAVMLLAGCAFMAFMVMSRFGFSLNSLFDHAIAAHGKQQAIMRPGGLVSDPVSAVSLGLALIFGTAGLPHILMRFFTVSNVKAARKSVLYATGIVGMGYALIIVIGFGTIALVAKDPLYHNSTGAVIGGVNMVAVHLSHAVGGNVFLGFICAVAFSTILAVVAGLTLAGSSAISHDLYATVIRQGQASDKDEMRISRITTLVLGVLSILLGILFEKQTIAFIVSLTFSIAASSNFPVLLLSIYWRGLTTRGAVIGGMIGLVTAVVLTILSPTVWVQVLGHPSAIYPYEYPALFSMLVAFAGIYLFSVIDRSARGVWERNAYQNQRVDCELGILAKSGS, from the coding sequence ATGAACCGCTTCCTCCTTGCAGTCATCGCGCTTGCGATGGCCACCCCGGCCATGGCCGCAACTCCTCCGGTGGGCCAGGGACTGAATGTCATCGCCATCGCAATGTTCCTGGTATTTGTCGTTGCTACGCTTGGTGTCACGCGATGGGCAGCCAAGCGCAACAACAGCGTCGCTGATCACTATGCCGCCGGCGGCAAGATCACGGCGATGCAAAATGGCTGGGCTATCGCGGGCGACTACATGTCCGCCGCGTCATTGCTCGGCATCTCGGCACTCGTGTTCACTAGTGGCTACGATGGACTGATCTACTCGATCGGCTTCCTGGCGAGCTGGCCGATCATCCTGTTCCTGATTGCCGAGCCGCTGCGCAACCTCGGACGCTACACGTTAGCCGATGTGCTGTCGTACCGGCTTCGGCAACGTCCAATTCGCGCCTTCTCGGCATCGAGTTCCATCGTGATCGTGCTGCTATACCTCGTCTCGCAGATGGTGGGTGCGGGCAAGCTCGTGGAACTGCTGTTCGGCTTTAGCTACACTTCGGCGGTGGTGCTTGTCGGGGTACTGATGGTGGTGTACGTGTTCTTCGGCGGCATGCTGGCGACAACGTGGATCCAGATCATCAAGGCGGTCATGCTGCTGGCCGGCTGCGCCTTCATGGCGTTCATGGTGATGAGCCGCTTCGGCTTCAGCCTGAACAGCCTGTTCGACCACGCGATTGCAGCCCATGGCAAGCAGCAGGCAATCATGCGCCCAGGCGGGCTGGTGTCCGATCCGGTCTCGGCGGTTTCGCTCGGGTTGGCACTGATCTTCGGCACGGCAGGCCTGCCGCACATCCTGATGCGGTTTTTCACGGTTAGCAACGTCAAAGCGGCGCGCAAGAGCGTGCTTTACGCAACCGGCATTGTCGGCATGGGCTACGCGCTCATCATCGTGATCGGCTTCGGCACAATTGCATTGGTAGCGAAGGATCCCCTGTACCACAACAGCACTGGCGCGGTCATCGGCGGCGTCAACATGGTGGCCGTGCACCTTTCTCATGCGGTGGGCGGCAATGTCTTCCTGGGATTCATCTGCGCGGTCGCCTTTTCGACGATCCTTGCAGTGGTGGCAGGACTGACGTTGGCCGGTTCCTCGGCAATCTCCCACGACCTCTATGCCACGGTGATTCGCCAGGGCCAAGCGTCGGACAAGGACGAGATGCGGATCTCGCGCATCACCACGCTGGTGCTGGGCGTACTGTCGATCCTGCTTGGCATCTTGTTCGAGAAGCAGACCATCGCGTTCATCGTCAGCCTCACGTTCTCGATCGCGGCAAGCTCCAATTTTCCGGTTCTGCTGCTCTCGATCTACTGGCGTGGTCTGACTACACGCGGCGCCGTCATTGGCGGCATGATAGGCCTGGTCACGGCCGTGGTGCTGACGATCCTCAGCCCAACGGTGTGGGTACAGGTGCTAGGCCACCCGTCCGCGATTTATCCGTATGAGTATCCGGCACTGTTCTCGATGCTGGTGGCCTTCGCGGGGATCTACCTGTTTTCTGTCATCGACCGCTCGGCGCGTGGCGTGTGGGAGCGTAATGCGTACCAGAACCAGCGCGTTGACTGCGAATTAGGCATCCTTGCGAAGTCTGGAAGCTGA
- a CDS encoding MarR family winged helix-turn-helix transcriptional regulator encodes MTDSDPSYDQSVSSVHNRLFFRLFQAGNTLDRQTIKYLGITTVQWSVLGALTRPQAAQGMSFSELAEYLVVSRQSLDGVLKRLERDEHVVRVADTVDRRAKNVMLTPKGRAFWSSLQPKIYEFYRQALVSFRFDDKVSLVHFLNQLNGGMAAVHLDSVGDVAVQDAEAAQPLEKKTSSRIL; translated from the coding sequence ATGACCGATTCCGACCCCTCCTATGACCAGTCCGTCTCGTCCGTCCACAACCGCCTGTTCTTCCGGCTATTTCAGGCAGGCAACACGCTGGACCGGCAGACCATCAAGTACTTGGGCATCACGACGGTGCAGTGGTCAGTCCTGGGCGCGCTGACGCGGCCGCAAGCCGCGCAAGGCATGTCGTTCTCGGAACTGGCCGAGTACCTCGTGGTCAGCCGGCAAAGCCTAGATGGCGTGCTCAAGCGCCTGGAGCGCGACGAACACGTGGTGCGGGTGGCTGACACCGTGGACCGGCGCGCCAAGAATGTGATGCTGACCCCGAAGGGACGCGCGTTTTGGTCCAGTCTGCAGCCCAAGATCTATGAGTTCTATCGCCAGGCTCTGGTGAGCTTCCGGTTCGACGATAAGGTCTCACTGGTGCACTTTCTGAACCAGCTCAATGGGGGCATGGCCGCTGTCCACCTCGACAGCGTCGGAGACGTCGCCGTTCAAGACGCCGAAGCTGCACAGCCCCTGGAGAAGAAGACCTCATCTCGGATTTTGTAG
- a CDS encoding glucose 1-dehydrogenase: MRGLNDKVVVITGAAGGIGKALCQRFCEEGARVVAVDVNADALEQLSTSLKHTGSGVTAVKVDITDHGAVTAAIDTVAQELGGIDALVNNAGWDVAAKFLETTPEFWNKVIAINLVGPLNLHHAVLPWMVKAKQGKIVNISSDAGRVGSSGESVYSACKGGVIAFSKTIARECARNNINVNVVCPGPTDTALLQSFLGEGEYGQKIYEGLKRAIPFNRLGQPADIPGIVSFLASDDANFITGQVISVSGGLTMHG, from the coding sequence ATGCGAGGTCTGAACGACAAGGTGGTCGTCATCACCGGTGCGGCCGGTGGGATTGGCAAGGCGCTGTGCCAGCGGTTTTGCGAAGAAGGTGCGCGCGTGGTCGCCGTTGATGTCAATGCCGATGCGCTGGAGCAACTCAGCACGTCGCTCAAGCACACCGGCTCGGGCGTCACGGCGGTCAAGGTCGACATTACCGACCATGGCGCCGTGACGGCGGCGATCGACACCGTTGCGCAAGAGCTCGGCGGCATCGACGCGCTGGTCAACAACGCCGGCTGGGACGTGGCGGCGAAGTTTCTCGAGACGACACCGGAGTTCTGGAACAAGGTAATCGCCATCAACCTGGTGGGGCCGCTGAACCTGCACCACGCTGTGTTGCCGTGGATGGTAAAGGCGAAGCAGGGCAAGATCGTCAATATCTCGTCCGACGCCGGCCGCGTGGGCTCGTCGGGCGAATCGGTCTACTCGGCATGCAAGGGCGGCGTCATTGCCTTCAGTAAGACCATTGCACGCGAATGTGCCCGCAACAATATCAACGTCAACGTGGTGTGCCCCGGTCCCACCGACACAGCACTGCTGCAGTCGTTTCTCGGCGAAGGCGAATACGGCCAGAAGATCTATGAAGGCCTGAAGCGCGCCATCCCGTTCAATCGGCTCGGGCAGCCCGCTGACATTCCTGGCATTGTCAGCTTCCTCGCGAGCGACGACGCGAACTTCATCACCGGCCAGGTCATCAGCGTGTCCGGTGGCCTGACCATGCACGGCTAA
- a CDS encoding FAD binding domain-containing protein has product MNAAQPSPRKAIVIGGSVGGLFAANLLSRAGWEVEIFERTPEALTGRGAGIVTHPELFEALAAAGVTVDDSIGVSVNTRVTLARDGSAVSDRELPQTLTAWGKMYEVLGKAFAGKYRTSANVTGVATHPDHAEVTLQDGSTYRADMVIAADGFRSGVREQLLPSAQLEYAGYIAWRGLVDETGLTPATHGAIFDKFAFCLPPREQILGYPVAGDRNSTAPGERRFNFVWYRATCEDELADLLTDAQGKCWSSGIPPALIRADVLADMESAAAELLAPQFAEVVARTPQPLFQPIYDLTVSRMSFGRIALLGDAAFVARPHCGMGVTKAAGDAIALVRALDTSATVEAGLETYSAERVQVGQAIVEHARHLGAYMQAQLKSDEDRAMAERYRTPEAVMRETAVSRRF; this is encoded by the coding sequence ATGAACGCCGCACAACCATCGCCACGCAAGGCCATCGTGATCGGAGGGTCCGTGGGCGGGCTGTTTGCCGCAAACCTCCTTTCGCGTGCCGGTTGGGAAGTGGAGATTTTCGAGCGTACTCCCGAGGCACTGACCGGGCGAGGCGCCGGCATTGTCACGCACCCGGAACTGTTCGAGGCCCTGGCCGCGGCCGGTGTGACCGTGGACGACAGTATCGGCGTGTCAGTCAATACCCGCGTCACGCTGGCGCGCGACGGCAGCGCCGTTTCCGATCGCGAACTGCCGCAGACGCTGACAGCCTGGGGAAAAATGTACGAGGTACTGGGCAAGGCCTTTGCCGGCAAGTATCGCACCAGCGCGAATGTGACGGGGGTGGCTACGCACCCCGATCATGCCGAGGTCACGCTTCAGGATGGCTCGACGTATCGCGCGGACATGGTAATTGCCGCGGATGGCTTCCGATCAGGCGTGCGGGAACAGCTGCTGCCATCGGCGCAACTCGAATACGCTGGCTACATCGCGTGGCGCGGTCTCGTCGACGAAACCGGCCTCACTCCAGCCACTCATGGCGCGATCTTCGATAAGTTCGCGTTCTGCCTGCCACCGCGAGAACAAATCCTCGGTTACCCGGTCGCCGGTGACCGCAATAGCACAGCCCCCGGCGAGCGGCGCTTCAATTTCGTTTGGTATCGCGCCACCTGCGAAGATGAGTTGGCTGATCTGTTGACCGACGCACAGGGCAAGTGCTGGTCTAGCGGCATCCCTCCGGCATTGATCCGCGCTGACGTGCTTGCCGACATGGAGAGCGCTGCGGCCGAACTGCTCGCGCCCCAGTTTGCCGAGGTTGTGGCGCGGACGCCCCAACCGCTGTTCCAGCCGATCTATGACCTGACCGTCTCGCGCATGTCCTTCGGGCGCATTGCCCTGCTTGGCGACGCCGCATTCGTGGCGCGCCCGCATTGCGGCATGGGCGTGACGAAAGCTGCAGGTGATGCCATCGCGCTCGTCCGCGCTTTGGACACATCCGCCACCGTTGAAGCAGGCCTTGAGACCTACAGCGCGGAGCGGGTACAGGTGGGCCAGGCAATCGTCGAGCATGCCCGCCACCTGGGTGCCTACATGCAGGCGCAGCTGAAGAGCGATGAGGACCGTGCCATGGCCGAGCGCTACCGGACGCCGGAAGCCGTCATGCGAGAGACCGCCGTGTCGCGTCGCTTCTGA
- a CDS encoding AMP-binding protein codes for MPTKYDQGLEKCQANFQPLTPLYFLKRAADVFPERAAVIYRDRRYTWRQYAQRCYALARALIAAGIERGDTVSIIAPNIPEMLEAHFGVPLSGAVLNCINIRLDAPAIAFILQHSETRLLFVDSQFAAAAREAVSQSGREIRIVDIIDPASGCDEHLGEIDYDTFLETAAPDTALRYPADEWNAIALNYTSGTTGNPKGVVYHHRGAYLNALGQSINAEMPGSNPVYLWTLPLFHCNGWCFAWAMAAMGGTSICLRKVVADDIYAAIEAHGVTHFACAPTVLDFLVDGKPANWVKPTRPIRIMCAGASPPTAVLRKVSALGFSLLHVYGMTEMHGVNTLCQLQQEWREEGEDGFFAHLSRQGVRSVVMEDMVVVDPSFAPVPRDGQTMGEVMFRGNLAMKGYLKNPEATAEAFAGGWYHSGDLAVVHGDGYIEIKDRAKDIIISGGENISSLEVEEVLYTHPAVQTAAVVAVPDAKWGEVPCALLELKPQFAGALSSEDVIRYCRERLPGFKTPRHIVFETLPRTATGKLQKFVLRKLAAAAVASRT; via the coding sequence GTGCCCACCAAATACGACCAAGGCCTGGAAAAGTGCCAGGCAAATTTTCAACCCCTGACGCCCCTGTATTTCCTCAAGCGCGCCGCGGACGTGTTCCCGGAGCGTGCCGCCGTGATCTATCGCGACCGTCGCTACACCTGGCGGCAGTATGCGCAGCGCTGCTACGCCCTGGCCAGGGCACTGATCGCGGCGGGCATCGAGCGCGGCGACACGGTATCGATCATTGCGCCGAATATTCCCGAAATGCTTGAGGCGCACTTCGGCGTGCCGCTGTCCGGCGCCGTGCTGAACTGCATCAATATCCGCCTCGACGCACCGGCCATTGCCTTTATTCTCCAGCACTCCGAGACCCGGCTGCTGTTCGTCGACAGCCAGTTTGCCGCCGCCGCGCGCGAGGCCGTCAGCCAGTCCGGCCGCGAGATCCGGATCGTCGACATCATCGATCCAGCATCCGGCTGCGACGAGCACCTCGGCGAGATTGACTACGACACCTTCCTGGAGACTGCAGCGCCTGACACTGCCCTGCGCTATCCGGCCGACGAGTGGAATGCCATTGCCCTGAACTATACGTCGGGCACCACCGGAAATCCCAAGGGCGTGGTCTACCACCACCGCGGTGCCTACCTGAACGCGTTGGGCCAGTCTATCAATGCCGAGATGCCTGGCAGCAACCCCGTCTACCTATGGACGCTGCCGCTGTTCCACTGCAACGGGTGGTGCTTCGCGTGGGCCATGGCGGCGATGGGGGGCACGAGCATCTGCCTGCGCAAGGTGGTGGCCGACGACATCTACGCAGCCATCGAGGCGCACGGCGTGACGCATTTCGCCTGCGCGCCGACCGTGCTCGATTTCCTCGTGGATGGCAAACCGGCCAACTGGGTCAAGCCTACTCGGCCGATCCGGATCATGTGCGCGGGGGCATCGCCGCCGACGGCGGTGCTGCGCAAGGTGTCAGCACTCGGCTTTTCCTTGCTGCACGTATACGGCATGACCGAGATGCACGGCGTCAACACGTTGTGCCAGTTGCAGCAGGAGTGGCGCGAGGAAGGCGAGGATGGCTTCTTCGCGCATCTGTCCCGGCAAGGCGTACGCAGCGTGGTGATGGAAGACATGGTAGTGGTCGACCCCTCGTTTGCACCGGTGCCTCGTGATGGCCAGACCATGGGCGAAGTGATGTTCCGCGGCAACCTGGCCATGAAAGGCTATCTGAAGAACCCCGAGGCGACGGCGGAAGCGTTTGCCGGTGGCTGGTACCACAGCGGCGACCTCGCCGTGGTGCACGGCGACGGCTATATCGAGATCAAGGATCGAGCCAAGGACATCATCATTTCCGGCGGCGAGAACATCTCTTCGCTCGAGGTCGAAGAGGTGCTGTACACGCACCCGGCCGTCCAGACTGCAGCCGTGGTGGCGGTGCCCGACGCCAAATGGGGCGAAGTTCCGTGCGCGCTGCTGGAGTTGAAGCCACAGTTCGCGGGGGCACTGAGTTCGGAAGATGTGATCCGGTATTGCCGCGAGCGGCTGCCTGGCTTCAAGACGCCGCGCCACATCGTCTTTGAAACGCTGCCGCGCACGGCGACCGGCAAGCTTCAGAAATTTGTCCTGCGCAAGCTGGCCGCCGCGGCGGTAGCCAGCCGGACTTAG
- a CDS encoding VOC family protein, producing the protein MGITKLAHYSIRTTDLERSCAFYERVLGFQRGYRPPFAFPGAWLYMGDDEGDFGTVHIIGVDPGNLSGLTAYLGDKALPETGTGTVDHIAFLAKGVAAMWQTLQAEGIPWRDRTVPSLGLHQLFIEDPSGVTIELNYSAEEVAGLTAPPQKQADAGATA; encoded by the coding sequence ATGGGAATCACAAAGTTGGCCCACTATTCAATCCGCACGACCGATCTGGAACGTTCGTGCGCATTCTACGAACGCGTCCTTGGGTTTCAGCGCGGCTATCGCCCGCCCTTCGCCTTCCCGGGAGCGTGGCTCTACATGGGGGACGACGAAGGGGACTTCGGAACTGTCCACATTATTGGCGTCGATCCCGGCAATCTCTCTGGTTTGACAGCTTACCTTGGTGACAAGGCGCTGCCGGAGACCGGAACCGGCACTGTCGACCATATTGCCTTCCTAGCCAAGGGCGTAGCCGCAATGTGGCAAACGCTGCAAGCCGAGGGCATCCCCTGGCGGGACCGCACGGTCCCCAGCCTGGGACTTCACCAGCTTTTCATCGAGGACCCCTCGGGCGTCACGATCGAACTCAACTATTCCGCAGAAGAGGTAGCGGGCCTGACCGCGCCACCGCAAAAGCAAGCCGACGCAGGAGCCACAGCATGA
- a CDS encoding DUF485 domain-containing protein: MPQVAPPSGSLGAPYGVHRAVDDIDPPLTPHPMLERSDFEHLQRARRRFSWSLTAVMLLAYFGFILTLAFRPDLLALPLVTGQPMSVGIPVGFGMFAFTFALVAVYVYRTNTVYDRMIAEVRAGAQS, from the coding sequence ATGCCTCAAGTCGCCCCCCCATCTGGTTCGCTAGGCGCGCCATATGGCGTCCACCGTGCTGTCGACGACATCGATCCACCGCTGACTCCGCACCCGATGCTCGAACGCTCCGACTTCGAGCACCTTCAACGCGCTCGCCGTCGTTTCTCGTGGTCACTTACCGCAGTGATGCTGCTCGCCTACTTTGGCTTCATCCTGACGCTGGCGTTTCGCCCGGATCTGCTTGCCCTACCGCTGGTGACCGGACAGCCCATGAGCGTCGGTATTCCGGTCGGCTTCGGCATGTTTGCCTTCACGTTTGCCCTGGTAGCCGTCTACGTCTACCGCACCAACACTGTTTACGATCGCATGATCGCGGAAGTTCGCGCCGGAGCACAGTCATGA
- the badI gene encoding 2-ketocyclohexanecarboxyl-CoA hydrolase, translating into MNRYTDILYEVRAGVARITINRPEKYNAFRGKTCDELIDALNAASWDKSVGVVVLTGAGDKAFCTGGDQSAHDGGYDGRGVIGLPVEELQGMIRECPKPVIARVNGYAIGGGNVLVTCCDLAIASDTAQLGQVGPKVGSVDPGFGTALLSRVVGEKRAREIWFLCRRYTAAEALNMGLVNAVVPHDQLDAEVDKWCQEILAMSPTALAIAKRSFNADTDSIRGIGGLGMQALALYYETDESQEGVRAFLEKRKPRFREVYEGKRKKPDGGQA; encoded by the coding sequence ATGAACCGATACACCGATATCCTTTATGAAGTGCGTGCGGGCGTGGCGCGCATCACGATCAACCGCCCGGAGAAATACAACGCGTTTCGCGGGAAGACTTGCGACGAGCTGATTGATGCCCTGAACGCCGCATCGTGGGACAAGTCCGTTGGCGTGGTCGTACTGACGGGTGCCGGCGACAAGGCGTTCTGCACCGGTGGCGACCAGTCGGCGCATGACGGCGGCTACGACGGGCGCGGCGTGATCGGCCTGCCTGTGGAGGAACTGCAAGGCATGATCCGCGAATGCCCGAAACCGGTGATTGCACGCGTCAACGGTTATGCCATTGGCGGCGGCAATGTGCTGGTCACGTGCTGTGATCTGGCAATTGCCTCCGATACTGCGCAGCTGGGCCAGGTGGGGCCGAAGGTCGGTTCGGTCGACCCAGGATTTGGCACGGCGTTGCTGTCGCGTGTCGTGGGTGAGAAGCGGGCACGCGAGATCTGGTTCCTGTGCCGGCGCTACACCGCGGCGGAAGCCCTGAACATGGGTCTGGTGAATGCCGTCGTGCCGCACGACCAGCTCGACGCGGAAGTCGACAAGTGGTGCCAGGAAATCCTGGCCATGAGCCCCACGGCACTGGCCATTGCCAAGCGTTCGTTCAATGCCGACACCGATTCGATCCGCGGCATCGGCGGGCTGGGTATGCAGGCACTCGCGCTGTACTACGAGACTGACGAATCGCAGGAGGGCGTACGCGCGTTCCTCGAAAAGCGCAAGCCGCGTTTTCGCGAAGTCTATGAAGGCAAGCGGAAGAAGCCGGATGGAGGCCAGGCATGA